The genomic DNA TAATATCCGTGCCTTTTGGGGTGTAGTAATGGGCAACGGTGACTGCAACCCCCGATCCGTCCGAGAGGGGATGGACGGCTTGAACGAGCGCTTTCCCGAAGGTTTTGGTGCCGACAATCTTAGCGCGTTGGTTATCTTGTAAGGCTCCGGTGAGAATTTCGCTAGAGCTGGCGGAGTTGCTATCGACTAGCACCACGAGGGGAAGGTTGGTTAAAGCGGTGCGGTTAGCTCGAACGGCTTCGCTTTTACCGCCGCGATTGACGGTTTTAACGATGGGGCCATTATCGAGCCACATGCGAGCAATCTCAATGCTGGATTGCAATAAACCGCCCGGATTGCCGCGCAGGTCAAGAACAAAGCCATCGACGTTCTGAGCGTTGAGATCGTCAATGGAACGTCTCATTTGAGAGGCGGCATGGGAGCTAAATTCATCGAGGCGAATATAGCCAATTTGTAAGGGGCCTTCTTGTTTGAGGGAATAGGTAACGGTGGGGAGTTCGATCCGCGCCCTGGTAAGTTTGAGTTCAAAATTCTCGCGTCCGGGTCTGGATAAGCGAAGCATGACCTCGGTTCCCGCCCTGCCGCGAATCAATCTCGCCGCATCTTCCACGTTCATGCCTTGGGTGGATTTGCCATCAATTGCCAAAATGCGATCGCCTGGTTGAATCCCTGCTTGAGCGGCCGGCGAGTTTTGATAGGGTTCGACCACTACAATATTTCTCGTCTCAGCCTGCACTTCTAAGCTCATGCCTACCCCGGAGAGTTCTCCAGAGGTTTGATCGGTCAGGGCCTCAAATTGTTTGGGATCGAGGAAACGGGTGTAGGGATCTTCGAGTTTTTTGAGCGCCTCTCGAATGGCGACATAAGCTTGTTGAGGGGAAGAATACTCGCGATTTAAAAGGTCTTGCCGAACTTGCTGCCAGTCGGTTTGGTTGAAGCTGGGATCGACGTATTCGCGATTGACGATTTGCCAAGTTTGATCGACAACCGCTTTCGGACTATCTTGAAATGCGGCGCGGACTGCACGGCACCACATAGGACCAAAGACAGTTAGGGTGGCGGTGGTAGCGATCGCGCCACTGAGAAAGGCATATTGGAGTGGATTGGTACGTCTTTGTGACCGATTCATTAGGATTCGCTATGGCAAGGTGGATAAACGGGGCAATTTTGGCGAGGCAGGAGGCGCTAACGTTGAGTAAACGACAAGGCTTTAAGCGGGGCATCCGATATAACACTTCCAAATGCGATCGCAATTGATTCTGTTAGCGCGGGGAAAATGACGATTGGGCGGGTTAGTGAAGTTCCTCACTATCAAGTATACTCAAGGCTTTTCCAAGGCTTTCCCATTTTGGGCCACTTGGGTGGGTGTCCTCCGTTACTCATCAACAAAACTTTACGCGATCGCTCCTCCAACCGTGAGGATTTTCGGATGAGATACTAGTAAATTAAGTATTTTCTATTAACCCTAAAGGCTGTGAAGCGTTCCTCTTCCTCCTCAACTCGATCTCCATCTCAGCGCCAGTCTCGTTCTGGGTACCAACGCGCGGGTTTGTTTGTCGGGTTCGTTGCTTTGGGGGTTTTGACTGCACTCGCAAGTTATGGGTTCATTCGCAATACACAGACATTAGCTGAGGCCTCCCGCTCGCCTGTTGATGCCTATCTTATGCTAGGAGGTAGCATTCGGCGAGAAATTTATATGGCGGAGGTTGTCCGGCGCGAGTCGCCTCAAAACATCCCCATTTTAATCTCTCAAGGCTCGCAAGACCCTTGTATTGTACTCATCTTTCAACGAGCCTTGGCCTCAATGTCCAATGTTTGGCTCGAAAAATGTGCTAACTCGACTTTTGGTAATTTTTACTACGCTTTGCCGATTCTGCAACAGTGGGGGGTGCAGAAACTGAAGCTTGTCACCTCTGGCAGCCATCAAAAAAGGGCGCTATGGTTAGGGCAAATTATGCTAGGCAGTCATGGAATTTGGGTCGAACTAGAAGCCGTTTCTGAAAAAGGAGTCCCCGCCAATCGAGAGTCGAGACTCAAAACAACCCTAGATATTACTCGCGCTTTAGGATGGGCAATCATCAGCCAGTTTCGCACCCCCAGTTGCCATGCAGTGATTCCCCTAGACGATGTGAATTTGGCTCAGTGGCGAGAACGGGGTTTTTCCTGCGAACATCAAGGAAATCTACAATAGGTTAGTTGTTTTTGGCGTAACTTTTGCCCATCCTAGAACGGTTGAGAACTTCCGAAACGGTACGCCCTAATCAAATCGCTATGAGGTACCTATGGATCGGCAACCCTTTCTATCAATTGTAACGCCTACATTGGGTCGGTTTTCTGCTGATTGGTTAGAACAACTTTTGCAAGTTCGCGGTTCGGTTGAGTTTGTCCTGGTTTATCCGCCTCACGAGAAGATTCAACCCCCAGACGATCCTCGCCTGCGAGTTCTCTATAGCGCCTATCGCGGTGAGTTTATGCAGCGCGTTACGGGACTTTTAAATGCGCGAGGACAATATGTTTTAGCGCTTGATGATGATGATTTTGTTCACCCAGATGTGGTAGAGATTGCCGAGGCTTATTTTCATCGCTTTTCTGAGAGTTGGGTATTGCGTTTAAATCAGCTTCCAGTTGATATTTTTGATGCGATTAGCCTAAAAAGACCGTGGCAACCTTTACCCAAGGTTCAACAATTAGAAATTTGCCGCAAGACTCCAGAAAATCCGTTTCCGTTTCAGCAGGGCAATTACCAAGGGTTGTTAGAGGTTCCCATTGCTCCTTTAGAGAAAAAAGTCGATTGGCGCTATCTTTTAATGCCTTGGATTAAGCGAACGGATGGGGAAGGATATCATTTTGAGAACTTTAATAATATTATTTGGTCTACTGAACGGGTGAAACCAGCTTTAGCAAAACTTGTCCAATCCAGTCAACTGATTAGTGCTTTAACTTTAGTCCCCAATTGGACTTTAGACCGTTCGTTGGGTTTATATTTGCAGGCTCAAGAGTTTGAAAAAGAAACAATTATTGGTCATTGGATGCCCAAGCCAGAGCAAATTCGTCGAACAACTAAGCCACCTGAATTAAGACCGTTGCGGACTCATATTGCGTCAGACTTTTTGTTGTTAAAATCTTTTCCGCAGTATGGATATTTTTGGAATATTGTCATTCATGAATCTTACGGCATGTTGAAAACGATAGCGCGATCGCTCAAACGCCAGCACTTATTTTCTCAAGCCTATACAAGCCAAATTCTTGACAAATCTCAGGCGTCAGTCGGCGAAAGTTACGCCAATCCTTTAAGCGGGAGATCGGATCGAGTTTAACATGGTGAAGTTGCTGAAAGCTTTTCTGGTAAATGTTTTCTCCATTTTCAACAATGCAAATAGCGCCAATAAAAGGTAATGACTGAAGGGTAATTCCTCGTTGTTCTAGTCGAGTAGAAATATGCTGATGCTCGTTATAGAATTGATTAAGTTCTAGCCTATTTTCAGCTCCTTCTTGAGGGAATTTCAAAAGAGAATAGCGCAGAATATGACTTGTCCCGCAGCGCTTGTGGAATGCTTTCCTACGCAGATAAATTGAGGGCGATCGCGCTTTGTACAAATACCCCCGATCGAAAAACCAACCCTCAGATTCCGGGTGCTGTTTTACAAACCCCGCCAATCTTTTACTGACGCAATCATCTGCATCGACAATCGCAATGTGAGTCGGAGAAAAGTCCCTCGCTGCCACCAACCCTTCCACAATTCTTCGTCCCTTATCTAACCCTTTTGCGGGAAAACTTAGATCGGTGGGTAAAAAGTCAACCTCTAAATAAGAAACAGCAGGATGATGAAATGAGATAGCAGGGCGTTCATTGCAAACGACAATCACCCGAAACTCAGCACCACTTTGCTGACACACCGACTTTAAACAACGCTCAAACAGTTGAGACACCCCGATCCAAGAATCAGAAACTTGGCGACTCTTAAGCGGAATAATAAACGCTAGCATTTCTCTAGACTAGAAGACTTAAAGTTGATTGTGCTATCATAGCTTTCTTGAGGGTTTATATTCTATCCAAATCAACCTTCTCATAGATATCCATCAGCCCGACTTGCAACGAAAGAGAATTTAGAGAAATAACATCATCGCTATTGTCATACTCCAAAAAAGCCCAGCGTCTTTGCTCAGTTCTGAAGTATTGCTCAATGTGCATTGTATATTGATCGATCAAGATATATTCTTGAAAACTAGGAATCGTCCGATAAGCTGTAAACTTTGCATCTTTATCGTAACTTCGAGTTGTTCCCGACATCACTTCCACAACCAACATCGGGTTCATGAGCGTATCTTGTCGTTCTTCTTGTAATTGTAATTCGTCCTGAACCACCATGACATCAGGATAAGTATAAACGCGTTTTCGGGGAATCCAAAGCCGGGGTTCGTTAATAAAGACGCGATAGGGTTGGTGCTTAAGGGCAAAATTTAAAACTGCGTAAAAGTTACCCGCAATTTGATTATGATTCGGAGTTGCGCCACTCATTGAGATAATTAGACCATTGTGATATTCATGCCGTTCTTCCGAGCTAGTATCCAAATTTAGGTATTCTTCAGGGGGGTAGAGTTTTTGATTTTCAATTTGCATCGCGAGTGTTGTAATTTTTAGAGTTTTATAGTTGTGAATTTTCCCCGTGTATCCATCAGTCTTCTAGTATCGTTCTACAAGGTTTCGATTCCCTAAACAAGAGCGCTAACGCGCCGCTGCGCCCTTGAAAAGGAGAAATCCGACTCCAATTCCCCGCTTAAAAAGGGGGGTTAGGGGGGATCTCAACTAGATTTGAGACTGAGTATGTATACACGGTAGCCTAGGGGCGAAGGAAGTTAAGGAAAGTTCAGGTTTAATTGAGGATCGTCTATCCCCAATCTGACCGAAAACGACCCCTTTTAGAAACGGATACCAATTCTATTTCTTCTGGCTTCAAGGGGTCGATCTTCTAGCGTGGGTGGCAGATATCCCTCACACAAAGGACGTTTTTCTGGGTAGCTGCTGAGGTAAAGCTCTATCCAGTTGCAACTGAGCGCCATTAATGCTTCAAAATCCAAGACTCGCCAGATTCTCACCGTTCTATCGGTGCTAGCTGATGTAATGGTTTGACCATCCGGGCTAAAAATAACGTGGGTGACATCAGATTGATGTCCTTTAAAGGTGCGAATTTCCCGACCCGTGGCGATATTCCAGAGTTTAAAGGTATCATCCCAACTGGTGGAGGCGATCGCCTGACTATCGGGACTAAAGATTAGGCTAGTGATATTCGTCCGGTGTCCTGGCAAAATTTGCTCTTGAGCAGTTGCCGTATCCCACAGATGGATAATTTTACGATTTTTCACCAAGGCAAGTTTTTGGCCATCTGGGCTAAACCGAAAAATGTTGGCTTCCTCAAAAGAGGCGATCGCTTTGTTCTCCTGAATATTCCACAGACGCAACGTTTCATCAACACCCGCTAAGGCTAGGATCTGACCATCTGGGCTAAATGCTATGTCCTTAGTCTCGCCTTGAGTGTCAGGAATGCTCAGAATTTCTCGATCGGTTACTATATCCCGGACACTCACCGTATTCTCTGAATTGATGAACGCCAACCTCTGGCCATCCGCACTAAACGTGAAAGACGCCCAGTAATTCAGGCGATCGAATCTGCGAATTTCCCGGTTCGTTTTAAGATCCCAGAGTTTGATAATTGTCTTTTCTTCAGCGGTGCCAAACAAAGCAAGCAATCGATTGTCTGGACTAAATTCTATCCAATGAATTTTTCCCTGATGTCCGGGAAGGTTGCGAATTTCCTGACCCGATTCTAGATTCCAGAGTTTGCTTTGGAACTGTCTTGGATTTTTACCACTCACCAAGAGTAGCAATTTCCCATCGGGACTAAATTCCAGGTTCCGCGCTTCCTCATAGTTTCCAGGGATGCGGTAAATTTCCTGATTTGTCGTGATGTCTTGAATGATAATGATGTTATCGGAGTGGATAAAGGCGATTCTCTGACCATCGGGGCTAAAGCTCGTTAACTTAGCGTCATCTTGATAGATACTGACGATGGGCGAAGTGCGATCGGGCAATTGCCAGACTTTGATGGTATTATCCCAACTTGCAGAAGCAATCGTCTGACCGTCGGGGCTAAACTTGATATCGATGACATCATCTTCATGTCCCTTGAGTATGCCAAGTTGCTTGTTGGTTGCCAAGTCTCGAACATGAATAATTTGATGTTCATCAACGGTCACTAGCCTGCGACCATCTGGGCTGAAGTTAAAGAATTGAATTTCTTCAAAGGCTTGAGTGACTTTACCCTGGGCGAGATTCCAGAATTGGAGCCTTTTATTTTGACTCCGCAAGGCGAGGACAGGGTTAGTGGTGCTGAAATCGAAGAATTGAATGGCTTCAAAGGTTTTCATCCTCTGACCGCTTGCCCGGTTGACAAGCTGAAGTTTTTTGTCTTCACCATGCAGGGCGATGGTTTGACCATTGGGGCTAAATTGAAGGCGAGTCACCCGATCGGGCGTTTCTTTATAGGCGTATAGGGGCTTGCCGGTATTGAGATCCCAAAGCTGCATGGTACGATTGGCGCTGACGGTCGCGATCGCCCGATCGTCGGAGCTGAACTTCAGCAAACTCACTTGAGCTTCGGTGCCTTTTAGGGTTGAAAGGGGTTTGCCGGTATTGGCGTTCCAAAGCTGAATGGTCCGATCGGAGATAGCCGCCGCGATCGCCTGACTATTCGAGCTAAAGGTAAAAGCTTGAACAGTTCCCAAGGTTTTGATGAACTGACCATCCGCCAGATTCCAGAGTTGCAGCACGTTATCGGTATTAATTGAAACGAGGGTTTGAGCATCCGGACTGAATTGAACGTTGCGGATGGTCCCTTGCGCGCCCTTTAACGTATGCAGTTGCTCGCCCGTGTCAGTATGCCAAAGCTGAATTTCGTTGTCGGAACCGACCAACGCGAGAATCTGACCGTCTACACTAAAGTCAAAAGCTTGAACCCGATCAAAGGTTCTAATCAGTTGACCATTTTCGGCATTCCAGACATAGAGGGTGCGATCTATGCAGCCAGAAATCAGGGTCTGTCCATTCGGGGTGAAGTAGAAGAACGTCGGCGTATTTTTATGTTTGAGCGAGTTTTTTTCCCGCACTTCCGAGAGGGCTAGCTGTAAAGCATTTGTCGCTCTGACTTTGAGATCGTCCCACTGGGGGTCTTTAGATTGAGTATAAGGTTTGAGATTCTGTCCGGCTTGCAGCGCGATCAGTAGTGCATCGAAGGGCTGCCCGGTTAAAATTTCCTCCTTGGCAGTAGCGACCTCAATCCCAGATTGGGCTTGCTTTGCCTGATGGGTGGCTCGACGAGCAGACGCCCCTGCAATCCCAGCGAGGAGAAACGCGATCGCCATCACTGCCGTACCAATCTGAATGCGCCGTCGCCCCTTCGCAACCGCCTCCTGTAAGATTCGGGCCGCTTGTTGGGTGGCTTCTTCCACCGAGCGGCTAGAGTTAATGTAGTCCTGCTGTAAACTCGTTGGCTTTGGGTTTTTAGTGGCGCTTTGGGCTAGCCATTGTTCGGCCTCCTCCAAGTCATCTCCCCGCAGCAATAAGCTCTCTTTGCGATCTTTGTTATCCCACTCAATCGCCCGCACCAGCAGCCGCGTATGGGCGTGGAGATGAGCCAGATCGGTGTCTAGGGTGCGAACCAGTTCCTTGAAGTTGGCTGAAAAATCGCCATCGTGATGATTAAAGTCAATCCACTGCACGCTAGCCAGCACCGGATGCAGATCGGCCGGGTTAACGGGTCGATGTAGGATGGTGACAATCCGCTTATTCAGCGACTTGGCATACTCCACCTCATCGGCACAATAGGGAGACTGAATGGAGTTGGGAGAAATAATAAACAAGAAATGATCGGAGTTTTCAATCCCGCGATAAATTTCCTGCTGAAAATCACTCCCCGATGCAATACTTTCTTGATCGAACCAGGTAGTTTTACCCTGAATCTGCAAGGCATCGTTTAAGCGGCGAGCAAAGTCTGAATCGGTTCGAGAGTAGGAGACAAACACATCTAGCGCAATTCCGGGGGGTTGGCGCAAGCTCTCGGTAATGAATTCTGCTTGAACGGGTAGCGGGAGATAATGCGTTCGCTGTTGGGCAGTCTTTAACCAGGCTTCGGCATGGCGCAAGTTGTAACCCCGTAACAGGATACTGGGGTTTTCCTGTTGTCGCTTCCACTTCAGCGCTTTGGTCAGCAGCACTTTATGGGCTTCGTGATAGGCTGCATCGTGGCGCAAGGTGCGGATGAGATTGCTTTCGTGGCGTTGGTAATCTTCGTCAACGGTTCGATCGGTTAAGTCAATATATTGAATATCTTTGAGGGCGGGGGGAATTTGGGAGGGATCGAGGGGTTGAACCAGGAGGGGAACGATCCGCTTATTTAAAGACAAGGCATGGTCGAGTTCGGTTTGGCAGTAAGCCGATGTAACGGCCGATGGAGACATCAGGTAAACGAGGTTATCTGCGCCCTCAATGCCGCGTGCGATCGCCTCTTGAAAGTCTATCCCGGTTTGAATATCAGTCTTGTTTGTCCAGACGGTCAACCCTTCACGCCGCAGGCTCCTGCGAATCTGTTCCATGACGGCGATGTCTTCTTCAGCATAGGCAAGGAAAACATCGGTCATCAGATTGCGAGCGTTTTTGATACTTTCGGTAATAAACTCGCAGTGTAAATCAGTGGGGATACAGGGCGGCTGCTCCTCTTGGAAGCGTAGATTGAGCCATTGTTGTGCAGAGGCGCGTTCTTCCCCTACTAACAAATAGGGCGATCGCTTCTGGTTGCGCTCCCACTCCAACGCTTTAGCTAAAAAATAGGTGTGGCGATGCACGTAAGCTTTATGCCGTTCGAGGAGGGTTAATAATCCCTGAAAAGCTTGCTCAAAGTCATCGACATTTTCCCGAAAATACACCCAGTTAATCTTGGCAATTTCTGGGTGCATATGGGTAAAGCTAGAATGCCTGCCCTGAACGGTGTAGGCTTCCCACTCGGTATCTGTCCCTTGGGGAAACCGTTGTTGCCAGGTGTCTCGGCTAATTTGTTCGACGTGCAATAGGGGAATAATCCGCTTGTTGCGCTTGAGGGCCAATTCCACCTCTAAGCGACAATAGGGAGAGTTGATCGAGTGGGGAGCAATCACAAATAGGAAGTTATCCGACTTTTCAATCCCATCGTCAATTTGCTTTTGGTAATCCACGCCTAGGGGAATATCATCAAAGTCAAACCAGACTTCTAACCCTTGCTCAACCAGACGAGCGTTCAGTTTTTGGGCAAACGCTTTACTATCAGCCCGACCATAGGAAATGAAAGCATCTTGAAATTGATTCATGGTTGATCTTCAATGTAGACGGCTGAAAATCAGGCTTCAATCGAGCCTTGGGAAGATTCAAAAAACTGTAGGGCTAGCAACCGAGGACTCTTTTGGCAGCCCGTAAATACTTTTCGCGATCGTCTAGACCGTTATAGCCGCCGTTAATCGCTTTGGTGACAGCGCGGATATCATCGCGATCGGCGAGTTGATTAATATCGCGATCGTCCCAATACCACCCGGCTGCTAGTACGGCGTAAGGGGCTTGAGCAACTAATTCTGGCTTGGCTGTAAAATCGATGCCCATTGTTTGAGAAAAGAGTTCATAATTGTGCCGTCCTGTTAGCTGAATCAGACCCCGTCCTTTAAACCGTTTGCCATCTCCGGGTTGAGTGTTGCCTAGCTCAGTCCAGCCTTCGTAATCTTCGCCCGAAGCATATTCTTCCATTGCATGGAAGCAGTCGCATTCATGGGTGACTTGGGAGATGAAGTGGGCGATCCGCAGGGGCGTGTTAATTTCATAGCGCGTTAGGGTTTGGTTGACTCCAGGCGTGAGTTCGTGCAGGCGTTGTTGGGGAGCATCGGGCCCAGCAATTTGAATGAGTTGCTCGACGGTAATGAAGTTAGTACAGGGCTGAGTTGGCTCTTGAGGAGCGGGTGTTGCAGCAGCTTGGGTAAGAGTCGGTTGGAAGCCCGGTTTAGAAATAAAGTGAACCCAGAATTCGGCGTCTATACAAGTGCGCTTAATCATCTCGTAGGAGTATGTCAAGGCTTTCCCTTTCTCCGGACGGCTGTCGTCGTTGCGATCGTATCCGTTTGGCGTCCATTCGCCATAGGGGTCGTGAACGATCAATCCTTTGCTGTTATAGCCAATGATCGCGATAATGTGGCCGTAGGAGGTGAAATAGCCATGCACCACGCAGGGGTTGCCTTGAGCGAGCCATTGCTTGACCTGTTCGAGGGTGGCGGTGGTGGTAAAGCGATCCTGACAGCCGTAAGCTTTTACGGCTTGGACTAAAGCGTGAGGCTCGTGACGATCGAGGCCTCTGGCTTCTAGCCAATCTTGCAATTCATCTTCAAACTGTTGGCTTGGATTATTCTGCTGCACGCCAAAATATTTGAGGCACATGGCAAGGCTGGTGACATTGCAACTGCCAAAGGGATTTTTAACGTTGTCTACTTGGGAGAGATAGGGAACGGGCAATTCCACGGTGCCGTTTTGAGCGACAACGGTGGGGGGAGTGGCGATCGCCGTTGGTGCAGCCGGTGCGATCGCCTGTCCGTTGCGGTCTAAAATCTCAACATGGGGGGCGTACGCATACCAGGTATTGCGGCTTTCGGCTCCTAGCCCTTGAGTTAGGGTAATGCAAAGGTGATTGCTGCCGCCATCTCGATACGCCTGCAAGCCAAAGACCATGCCGTTCTCAATCTCAATCTTAGCGGTAGGGGGTAGCGCCTCAGAGGGCTGAGGGCTGAGTTTAAACACGGTGTTGTGTCGAGTTCTGAGAATTCCGGCGACCCCTGGTTTAGGTACCGCCGTAGAGTCCGCGCTTAAGGAGGCTCCGGCAGTCAGCGCGCTAGGAGACAGTAGGGTTGCAGTTCCAGCAGTCCCGTTCTGCGTCGGTTCTGCGGTGCCGTTAAAGGCATATTCTGCGATCGCCCCCTCTGGCAACCGGGCTGTTTCTACGGGCGCAAAGAGGGTTTTATCTTGACTGACTTCTTGGGCGGTGACTAAATATTTTTCAATTTCCTCTTCTTGTTTGGCTTGCTGTTTCACTAACTCGGAAATATAGTTTTGGACATCATTTTTGATGATGCTTTCCACCCGACTCGCAAACAGAGGATAGCCTTCGAGGTGACTGTTCACGCTGCCATAGGAACTGCTCAGTTGCAGATACTGCCAACCTTCGGCTTTCAGATTTTCGGCGGTTTGTCGATAGTCGCGCCAGCGATCGCCAAAGCGACAAAACTCTTCAACGGCTGCACTGACTGCAATCACCTGACTTAAGGCAAAGGGCAGGTAAGGAAACCATTTGCGAAAGGCGGGATTATCATTACCAACTTCAAAGTTAATCCCCACTAGCGCGGGTAAAATGACGCCACCGATGATGGTGGTAAGGCGCAACCGATAGTGCCAGCGACGGCATTCAGCCGCTTTTTTATCGGCCCAAACGACTTGATCGAGCCAGCGCCGTTTCAAAGATTGTTTGTACAAATCGGGCAGTTGTAACTGTTCGACCAGTTCGCCCAATTCTTGCCGTAAATAGTCGTAGTATGTTTTTTTCTTAGCCATGAGGAGTAGATGCCTACTGGGGAGTTCAATCCATTGATTAAAAGCGTTTAGCGTAGCAGGCGATAAATCGTGCTGGAACCGCCGTAATAGCCATCAAAATCCACATCAGATTCCCACACGAAACAAGCGCGGGAAGAGGAGTTTGATAAAACTCGGCTGCACCCTGCTGTCAGGGCGATCCCAATGTGGGCTTCTTCATAGGCAATCACGAGATCGCCTGCTTCTGCCTCCTGGGGGGAAACGAGTTTGCCCCGTTGCTTGAGCGCTTCTAACAGGGAGGGCACATAATTGGGGTTCTCGCCAAGGGGCGGAATATTGGCTTTTTGTAAAACTTTGTTGACGCTCCAAGCACACGCATTATTGCCGCCATCAGGGCCATCTGCGGTAGACATTCCCCGCAAGCTGTGGGCAGCCGCAAGGATAGCTTCATTGAAATTGAGGGCGGAAGGTTGCTCTGGAGGGGCGATCGCGATCGCGGCTGGGGGTGCCATCCCTTGCCTCACCGGCTGCGCTTCTAGGCGAGGTTGGAGAGGCGGGACTTCAGCCAGATCGCGAGCAGTTACGTAAACTGGAAGCATTGGGGCCGTACTGGCAAATCCATTAGCACTCGCATGGGTTTGGGGTGAAGCCAATGGGGGTTGATTCTCAGTCATGCTTTGGGTTGTCGCAGCCTTGGAAAAACCATTGGAGCCGCTATTGGTCTGAGGTGGAGCAAATAGGGTTTGATTCTCAGTAACGCCCTGGGCTGTCGCCAGATATTTCTCAACGTCTTGCTGCTGTTTGGTTTGCTGCTTCACTAATTCGGAAATATAGTTTTGAACATCGTTTTTAATGATGCTTTCCACTCGGCTAGCAAACATTGAATAGTTGTGGACGTGAGTGGCTCGACGAGCATTGCTGCGATCCGTTTTTGGGGGTGCGACTTTGATGGGTTCGGGAACGGGTTGATGTTCAGTAGAGGCGGGCGTGTTTTGATAGGGGCCGCTTAACTGAAGATAGTTCCATCCCTCTGCTTTGAGGTCTTCTGCCATTTGCCGATAGTCTCGCCAGCGATCGCCAAAACGGTAAAATTCCTCGATTGCTGCGCTCACGGCAATAATTTGGCTGAGGGTAAACGGAATGTAAGGAAACCAGTTGCGAACGGATGGATGGATTTTCTCGACCTGAAAATTAATGCCGACTAAGGCTGGCAAAATGACGCTACCGATAATTGTGGTTAACCGGAGTCGATAATGCCAGCAGCGACATTCAGAGGCTTTTTTATCTGCCCAGACGACTTGATCGAGCCAGCGATGTTTCAGCGAATGTTTGTATAACTCAGGCAGTTGTAGCTGTTCGATTAGTTCGCCTAATTCTTGGCGCAGATAGTCGTAATAAGTTTTGGCCATTGCGATCTCCCCTACTGAGCCAACAGCGAGGGAGAGCAGTTCCGAGCGACAGCCGACTGATGGGTGAAGCTCGGCGTGAAGCCAAGCAGCAGAATTGGCTCGGTCGGTGTTAAGACTTGGTGGAGATTTGCATGAAAGCTCGACGTTCCAGAGAACGCGCGAAAGCACCCTTGGCAGCTATTCATAAGTCGATGCACAACCCAATGAGTATAAAGAACTATTCTTCCGGTAACAGCGTTACTGCTGCATCATTTACCTGCACTTTGATTCAGGATGAGTCAGGGAACTGGGAACACGCGACTAGCGAGCCATCGGGGAACGGGAGCTAAGAGCATTTGCTTTAATCAGCTTACTCCCTTAGATAGATATTGAACTAAACTTTATAAAATTTCAAGTGAATATGCTATAGACATCGCTGATGAGACTTGCTACACAAAATCCGCACTGGGATTTGCTCAACTGCTTCAAATGTCTTGAATTTCGGCGCTTTTTCCCAAACGAAGACTCCCCACCCGAAGGATAGGGAGTATCAACCAACACTTGGACATCCTGTATTTTTGCGGTTTTTAAGGCATCAAGAATTTTTGCAGGACTTGCTTGAGAGCTTCCGGTTGTTTCCGCCAATCTATGGAGATAATTAAACCCGAATCCACCAAAGGCTGAATTTCCGCATCCTGGGTTTGTCCGTCGGCG from Desertifilum tharense IPPAS B-1220 includes the following:
- a CDS encoding DUF4231 domain-containing protein — its product is MAKTYYDYLRQELGELIEQLQLPELYKHSLKHRWLDQVVWADKKASECRCWHYRLRLTTIIGSVILPALVGINFQVEKIHPSVRNWFPYIPFTLSQIIAVSAAIEEFYRFGDRWRDYRQMAEDLKAEGWNYLQLSGPYQNTPASTEHQPVPEPIKVAPPKTDRSNARRATHVHNYSMFASRVESIIKNDVQNYISELVKQQTKQQQDVEKYLATAQGVTENQTLFAPPQTNSGSNGFSKAATTQSMTENQPPLASPQTHASANGFASTAPMLPVYVTARDLAEVPPLQPRLEAQPVRQGMAPPAAIAIAPPEQPSALNFNEAILAAAHSLRGMSTADGPDGGNNACAWSVNKVLQKANIPPLGENPNYVPSLLEALKQRGKLVSPQEAEAGDLVIAYEEAHIGIALTAGCSRVLSNSSSRACFVWESDVDFDGYYGGSSTIYRLLR